A single region of the Mycobacterium avium subsp. avium genome encodes:
- a CDS encoding WXG100 family type VII secretion target, producing MAGHLTMQLEAMASAAHILTNQADGFSSELDSIADDWRNLSSTWQGAAASDFRPAWDEWHQGAKAVATLLSEHSQLLLRSLDLMLDHETIAARAFAALSPTDPES from the coding sequence GTGGCTGGCCATCTGACGATGCAGTTGGAGGCGATGGCGTCGGCCGCACACATCCTGACAAACCAAGCCGACGGCTTCAGCAGCGAACTCGACAGCATCGCCGACGACTGGCGCAATCTGTCATCGACGTGGCAAGGCGCCGCCGCATCTGATTTCCGGCCCGCATGGGATGAGTGGCACCAAGGCGCAAAGGCCGTCGCAACGCTGCTATCGGAACACTCCCAGCTGTTGCTCCGCTCACTGGACCTCATGCTCGACCACGAGACGATTGCCGCGAGAGCCTTCGCCGCCCTGTCCCCAACGGATCCGGAATCATGA
- a CDS encoding DUF7159 family protein, with protein MAPSSIQMVVLEGEYADGATVEEDAIDVTGADDAATASAPDRVISAILGTREGAADAGLQLSSIGVTWTDQLEAAALRDALAARRIDNVMLVSAFLAAAALAQNVGGAMGYERTAVLLVEPDTATLAVVETSDGSIPDVYKQQIRAESYGDAAGQLSAMVAGLEKLESLPGGLLLVGSGVDVAPLKQVLQTTTFLDVSVAEEPETALARGAALAAANAPLFASSTAALAYAQDPGTGAVDQYSLPDYLYVPVDPEPGDDELAYSAVGEEDAESPTVVIEKLFLPEDSEPRRRPVLLVGSGLAVVGISAVLALEIALAIGIRTTGTVALQPTPNQHLIVPTEQAPAPPPVQASAPQPKISVPEPVAAPKPLSPPVAAPLPAAPPPAAPPLPEAPPIPAAPPVVPVPVVVPPVPVPVPVRIPVPDPVSPPQLLAPPRLSVPQPVQPPVRVPQPPSPPQVGGTVPQSPPQHQTPPGEGTPPKPDGPGNYGGGHVPTPGAGGSGGSGGGHVPTPGAGGSGGSGGGHVPTPGTGGPGGTGGSGGGHVPTPGAGTPGGSGGGHLPFPGAGSTPGGSGGGHLPTPGAGTPGGGLGGFGGGHAPAPGGGLGGFGGGHSGGGLGGLGGGHK; from the coding sequence ATGGCACCGTCTTCGATCCAAATGGTCGTTCTGGAAGGCGAATACGCCGATGGCGCGACGGTGGAAGAGGACGCGATCGATGTCACCGGCGCCGATGACGCGGCCACCGCGAGCGCCCCGGATCGGGTGATCTCGGCCATTCTGGGCACCCGGGAGGGCGCCGCCGACGCCGGCCTGCAGCTCTCCTCCATCGGGGTGACGTGGACCGATCAACTCGAAGCCGCGGCCCTGCGCGACGCGTTGGCGGCTCGCCGGATCGACAATGTCATGCTGGTCTCGGCGTTTCTGGCGGCTGCGGCGCTGGCGCAAAACGTCGGCGGCGCAATGGGTTACGAGCGCACCGCGGTGCTGCTGGTGGAACCCGATACCGCGACCCTGGCGGTCGTCGAGACCTCCGACGGCTCCATCCCCGATGTCTACAAGCAGCAGATTCGCGCCGAGTCCTACGGCGACGCGGCCGGGCAGCTCAGCGCGATGGTCGCCGGGCTGGAGAAGCTGGAGTCCCTGCCGGGCGGGCTGTTGCTCGTCGGCTCGGGCGTCGACGTCGCTCCGCTCAAGCAGGTGCTGCAGACCACGACGTTCCTCGACGTGAGTGTGGCCGAGGAGCCGGAGACCGCGCTGGCCCGCGGGGCCGCCCTGGCCGCGGCGAACGCGCCGCTGTTCGCGTCGTCGACGGCGGCGCTGGCCTACGCACAAGACCCCGGCACCGGCGCTGTCGACCAGTACTCGCTGCCCGACTACCTCTATGTCCCCGTCGATCCCGAGCCCGGCGACGACGAACTCGCCTACAGCGCGGTGGGGGAGGAGGACGCCGAGTCGCCGACCGTGGTCATCGAGAAGCTGTTCCTTCCCGAGGACAGTGAGCCGCGTCGACGGCCGGTCCTGCTGGTGGGCAGCGGGCTGGCGGTGGTCGGCATCAGCGCGGTGCTGGCGCTGGAGATCGCGCTGGCGATCGGCATCCGCACCACCGGAACCGTGGCGTTGCAACCTACCCCGAATCAACATCTGATCGTTCCCACCGAGCAGGCGCCGGCACCGCCGCCGGTGCAGGCGTCGGCACCGCAGCCCAAGATCAGCGTGCCCGAGCCGGTGGCGGCGCCCAAGCCGTTGAGCCCGCCGGTCGCCGCGCCGTTGCCGGCCGCCCCGCCGCCGGCTGCGCCGCCGCTTCCGGAGGCGCCGCCGATCCCCGCGGCCCCGCCGGTGGTGCCGGTCCCGGTGGTGGTCCCGCCGGTCCCGGTTCCGGTGCCGGTCCGCATCCCGGTGCCCGATCCGGTCAGCCCGCCGCAGCTGCTGGCGCCGCCGCGGCTGTCGGTTCCACAACCGGTGCAACCGCCGGTGCGCGTCCCGCAGCCGCCGTCGCCTCCGCAGGTCGGCGGCACTGTTCCGCAGTCACCGCCGCAGCACCAGACCCCGCCCGGCGAAGGCACGCCGCCCAAGCCGGACGGCCCCGGCAACTACGGCGGTGGTCACGTTCCCACCCCCGGTGCCGGTGGTTCGGGTGGCTCGGGCGGCGGTCACGTTCCCACCCCCGGTGCCGGTGGTTCGGGTGGCTCGGGCGGCGGTCACGTTCCCACGCCCGGTACCGGTGGCCCGGGTGGCACCGGTGGATCGGGTGGCGGGCACGTTCCGACGCCCGGGGCGGGTACCCCGGGTGGCTCCGGTGGCGGTCACCTTCCCTTCCCGGGCGCGGGCAGCACTCCGGGCGGCTCGGGTGGCGGTCACCTTCCCACTCCAGGTGCCGGTACGCCCGGCGGCGGCCTGGGCGGCTTCGGCGGTGGCCACGCCCCGGCGCCCGGCGGTGGCTTGGGTGGCTTCGGCGGCGGTCACAGCGGCGGCGGCCTGGGCGGACTCGGCGGCGGGCACAAATAG
- a CDS encoding DUF4926 domain-containing protein translates to MTFQLPLLAANARIFAAEKAASGGAGIDVVQAARLSQESDLDKLERYLLNPDHVTGGPKAKWFERNGCHPVRHKIQPSDLDRRSERKGHRCDVRLDTRKRRCSALGDGDPYEQMRERKALRPREYDVIRLLRPLPEHNLPAGSRGTIVMDYTKDSDSTLPSAYEVEFSDADGVTQALVTLSGDDLEVVWRPDPDA, encoded by the coding sequence GTGACTTTTCAGCTGCCGCTCCTCGCCGCGAACGCAAGAATCTTCGCAGCCGAGAAGGCGGCAAGTGGTGGTGCCGGCATTGATGTGGTGCAGGCGGCCAGGCTTTCACAGGAAAGCGATCTGGACAAGCTTGAAAGGTACTTGCTCAATCCCGACCACGTAACTGGGGGACCGAAGGCGAAGTGGTTCGAACGAAACGGGTGTCACCCAGTACGGCATAAAATACAACCAAGTGATCTCGATCGCCGGAGCGAACGGAAGGGTCATAGATGTGACGTTCGCCTGGATACGCGGAAACGACGGTGTAGTGCGCTTGGTGACGGCGATCCCTACGAGCAAATGAGAGAACGTAAAGCGTTGAGACCTCGAGAGTATGACGTGATCAGGCTGCTGCGGCCGCTGCCGGAACACAACCTGCCTGCCGGTTCACGCGGGACTATCGTCATGGATTACACGAAGGATTCGGATAGCACTCTCCCGTCCGCGTACGAGGTGGAGTTTTCAGATGCCGACGGCGTAACCCAGGCGCTGGTCACGCTTTCCGGAGATGACCTGGAAGTCGTCTGGCGGCCGGATCCAGATGCGTAG
- a CDS encoding L,D-transpeptidase: MRTGVRCVLATVGVAACVVVTPAGVSLAAASQSHAFAIASVLPSSGEVVGVAHPVVVTFRAPITDPAKRHAAEQTIDVKSTPAMSGKFEWLDNRVVQWVPDRYWPAHSTIALTVGGVSTEIKTGPAVIGVASISEHTFTVSIDGVEAGPPTSLPAPHHRPHFGEQGVMPASMGRPEFPTPVGSYTVLSKERAVTMDSSSVGIPVDDPDGYLLTVNYAVRITNRGLFVHSAPWAVRSLGLENVSHGCISLSPDDAEWYYDHVNVGDPVIVQD; the protein is encoded by the coding sequence ATGCGGACGGGTGTTCGGTGTGTTCTTGCGACGGTCGGCGTCGCTGCGTGTGTGGTGGTGACGCCGGCCGGCGTCAGCCTGGCCGCGGCGAGCCAGTCGCACGCGTTCGCGATCGCGTCGGTGCTGCCCAGCAGCGGCGAGGTGGTCGGCGTGGCGCACCCCGTGGTCGTGACGTTCCGCGCGCCCATCACCGATCCGGCCAAGCGACACGCGGCCGAACAGACCATTGACGTCAAATCGACACCCGCGATGAGCGGCAAGTTCGAATGGCTCGACAACCGTGTCGTGCAATGGGTTCCGGACCGGTACTGGCCCGCGCACAGCACGATTGCGCTGACCGTCGGCGGGGTTTCCACCGAGATCAAGACGGGTCCCGCGGTCATCGGGGTGGCCAGCATCTCCGAACACACCTTCACCGTGAGCATCGACGGCGTCGAAGCCGGTCCGCCGACCTCGCTGCCGGCGCCGCACCACCGGCCCCACTTCGGTGAGCAGGGGGTGATGCCGGCCTCGATGGGCAGGCCGGAATTCCCGACGCCGGTGGGCTCGTACACCGTCCTGTCGAAAGAGCGTGCGGTGACGATGGATTCGAGCAGCGTCGGCATTCCCGTCGACGATCCCGACGGATACCTGCTGACTGTCAACTACGCCGTCCGCATCACCAACCGCGGCCTGTTCGTGCATTCCGCGCCGTGGGCGGTCCGCTCACTGGGGCTGGAAAACGTCAGCCACGGGTGCATCAGCCTGAGTCCCGACGACGCCGAGTGGTACTACGACCACGTCAACGTCGGCGACCCGGTGATCGTCCAAGACTAA
- a CDS encoding WXG100 family type VII secretion target, translated as MSRRYTVDPEALSHFADRLAKFTASAEQIAAAVDQCIAELHGSWLGRGADAEREYHQRWVAADKQMREALTELRTNVERAHRNYDGVAQHNTAMWP; from the coding sequence ATGAGCCGCCGTTACACGGTCGACCCTGAGGCACTGTCGCATTTTGCCGACCGACTGGCGAAATTCACTGCCAGCGCGGAACAAATTGCCGCGGCCGTCGACCAATGCATCGCCGAACTCCACGGTTCCTGGCTGGGTCGCGGCGCAGACGCCGAGCGCGAGTACCACCAAAGATGGGTAGCAGCCGACAAACAAATGCGAGAAGCGCTCACCGAATTGCGCACCAATGTGGAGAGGGCGCACCGCAACTATGACGGTGTGGCCCAACACAATACGGCCATGTGGCCCTGA
- a CDS encoding DUF732 domain-containing protein, whose product MAARRLVDRVTGAALTAGPLMLAGMLTATVTAGPARADQAAFLNDLHNAGIHAVNGGDDALLQMGADLCQQLSWGASPQQLEGLALQRSDADQGTGGINGRQAADVVIFALRDLCPNA is encoded by the coding sequence ATGGCGGCACGCAGGCTGGTTGACCGGGTAACGGGCGCGGCGCTGACGGCGGGCCCACTGATGCTGGCGGGGATGCTGACGGCGACCGTGACGGCCGGCCCGGCGCGGGCGGACCAAGCCGCCTTCCTCAACGACCTGCACAACGCCGGGATCCATGCCGTCAACGGCGGCGACGACGCGCTCCTGCAAATGGGCGCGGATTTGTGCCAACAGCTGTCCTGGGGGGCATCTCCCCAGCAGCTGGAGGGGCTCGCGCTGCAGCGCTCCGACGCCGACCAGGGCACCGGCGGCATCAACGGCCGGCAGGCCGCGGACGTGGTGATCTTCGCGTTGCGC
- a CDS encoding DUF732 domain-containing protein, with protein MSPGRLAGGLIGSALLGGPLLAAVVWAGPAQADAAGFLNDMHRDGIHAVTGGDAALLQAGLNICQQISWGAPPAQLEGLALQRSDDRQGPGGLTPQQADDLVGYAMRDLCPS; from the coding sequence ATGTCACCAGGTCGTCTAGCTGGCGGTTTGATCGGCTCAGCGCTGCTCGGTGGCCCGCTTCTCGCCGCGGTCGTCTGGGCCGGCCCGGCACAGGCCGATGCGGCCGGCTTCCTCAACGACATGCACCGGGACGGCATCCATGCCGTGACCGGCGGCGACGCGGCGCTGCTGCAGGCGGGCCTGAACATCTGCCAGCAAATATCGTGGGGCGCCCCGCCCGCGCAGCTCGAGGGTCTGGCGCTGCAGCGTTCCGACGACCGGCAGGGGCCCGGCGGGCTCACCCCCCAGCAGGCCGACGACCTCGTCGGTTACGCCATGCGCGATCTGTGCCCCAGCTAG
- the dcd gene encoding dCTP deaminase — protein MLLSDRDLRAEITAGRLGIEPFDDALVQPSSIDVRLDCMFRVFNNTRYTHIDPAKQQDELTSLVEPQDGEPFVLHPGEFVLGSTLELITLPDDLAGRLEGKSSLGRLGLLTHSTAGFIDPGFSGHITLELSNVANLPITLWPGMKIGQLCILRLTSPAEHPYGSTRVGSKYQGQRGPTPSRSYQNFITST, from the coding sequence GTGCTGCTCTCCGATCGCGACCTCAGGGCCGAAATCACCGCCGGGCGGTTGGGCATCGAGCCGTTCGATGACGCGCTGGTGCAGCCGTCCAGCATCGACGTCCGCCTTGACTGCATGTTCCGGGTTTTCAACAACACTCGCTACACCCACATCGACCCGGCCAAGCAGCAGGACGAGCTCACCTCGCTGGTCGAACCGCAAGACGGTGAGCCGTTCGTGCTGCACCCCGGCGAGTTCGTGCTCGGCTCGACGCTCGAGCTCATCACCCTGCCCGACGACCTCGCCGGACGTTTGGAGGGCAAATCGTCCCTGGGCCGCCTGGGGCTGCTGACGCACTCGACCGCCGGCTTCATCGATCCCGGCTTCAGCGGCCACATCACGCTCGAGCTGTCCAACGTCGCCAACCTGCCGATCACGCTGTGGCCGGGCATGAAGATCGGTCAGCTGTGCATTCTGCGGTTGACCAGTCCGGCCGAACACCCGTACGGCAGCACTCGCGTAGGTTCGAAGTACCAGGGCCAGCGAGGACCGACACCGTCGCGCTCGTACCAGAACTTCATAACGTCTACATAG